A window from Pseudomonadales bacterium encodes these proteins:
- the narJ gene encoding nitrate reductase molybdenum cofactor assembly chaperone — translation MSLTFKALSALLCYPSETLQAAIAEIRGLIAAEGQIAPAVLAELEGFCAFIEQSDLIDLQEHYVALFDRSRQLSLHLFEHVHGESRDRGQALVDLAALYEQGGLERVDNELPDYLPLFLEYLSTRPLDEAQSLLAETLQILAALEERLRARDSGYASLLRAIRSAAGDQSLPTVTVNLASDLLAELDAEWAEPPVIFGPGAAACEGAGATVASVPLSAVPRRARQT, via the coding sequence ATGAGCCTCACCTTCAAGGCGCTGTCGGCGCTGCTCTGCTATCCGAGTGAGACGTTGCAGGCGGCCATCGCCGAGATTCGCGGCCTCATCGCGGCTGAAGGGCAAATCGCGCCGGCGGTTCTGGCCGAGCTGGAGGGCTTCTGCGCCTTCATCGAGCAGAGCGATCTGATCGACCTGCAGGAGCACTACGTGGCGCTGTTCGACCGCAGCCGCCAGTTGTCACTCCACCTGTTCGAGCATGTCCATGGCGAGAGCCGCGACCGCGGCCAGGCGCTGGTCGATCTGGCTGCGCTCTATGAACAGGGCGGACTGGAGCGGGTCGACAACGAGCTGCCGGACTACCTGCCGCTGTTCCTCGAATACCTCTCGACCCGACCGCTCGACGAGGCCCAATCGCTGCTGGCCGAGACGCTGCAGATCCTCGCCGCCCTCGAAGAGCGGCTGCGGGCACGCGACAGCGGCTATGCCAGCCTGCTGCGGGCCATTCGCAGTGCAGCCGGCGACCAGTCGCTCCCTACCGTGACGGTCAACCTGGCGAGCGATCTGCTGGCCGAACTCGATGCCGAGTGGGCCGAGCCGCCGGTGATCTTCGGTCCCGGCGCGGCGGCCTGCGAAGGCGCGGGCGCGACGGTGGCCAGCGTTCCCCTGTCAGCCGTGCCCCGACGGGCGCGGCAAACCTGA
- the narI gene encoding respiratory nitrate reductase subunit gamma, with the protein MSATLNMTLFGWYPYLCLTIFLLGSLLRFDREQYSWKTGSSQLLRKRQLRWGSNLFHVGILTILAGHFVGLLTPIEIFDQLGISHGFKQTLAIVVGGLAGVVCFIGITLLAHRRLFDARIRATSSVGDIAILLLLWLQLTLGLCTIFVSLGHLDGHEMVKFMAWAQGIVTLQPAAAVHVADVHPIFKAHLLLGLTLLLLFPFTRLVHIWSAPIWYLGRPGYQIVRRRAQPPRNA; encoded by the coding sequence ATGTCCGCGACCCTCAACATGACCCTGTTCGGCTGGTATCCCTATCTCTGCCTGACCATCTTCCTGCTCGGCAGCCTGCTGCGCTTCGACCGCGAGCAGTACAGCTGGAAGACCGGCTCCTCGCAACTGCTGCGCAAGCGCCAGCTGCGCTGGGGATCGAACCTGTTCCATGTCGGCATCCTGACCATTCTGGCCGGCCACTTCGTCGGCCTGCTCACGCCGATCGAGATCTTCGATCAGTTGGGCATCAGCCACGGCTTCAAGCAGACGCTCGCCATCGTCGTCGGCGGTCTGGCCGGCGTGGTCTGCTTCATCGGCATCACGCTGTTGGCCCACCGGCGGCTGTTCGATGCACGCATCCGCGCCACCTCGAGCGTCGGTGACATCGCCATCCTGCTGCTGCTCTGGCTGCAACTCACGCTGGGGCTCTGCACCATCTTCGTCTCGCTCGGACATCTGGATGGCCACGAAATGGTCAAGTTCATGGCGTGGGCCCAGGGCATCGTCACCCTGCAACCGGCTGCCGCGGTCCATGTCGCCGATGTCCATCCGATCTTCAAGGCCCACCTGCTGTTGGGGCTGACGCTGCTGTTGCTGTTCCCCTTCACCCGGCTGGTGCACATCTGGAGCGCGCCGATCTGGTACCTCGGTCGGCCCGGCTACCAGATCGTCCGCCGCCGCGCCCAGCCGCCGCGCAATGCCTGA
- a CDS encoding nitrate reductase subunit alpha produces MSHFLDRLTFFRRTVGDFSAGHGIVTQEDRSWEEGYRKRWQHDKIVRSTHGVNCTGSCSWKIYVKGGIVTWETQQTDYPRTREELPNHEPRGCARGASYSWYLYSGARVKYPLIRGRLLRAWRTARATLPPVAAWAAIVEDPAQRRAYTAIRGHGGFVRAGWDEITEIIAAANAYTVKRWGPDRVFGFSPIPAMSMISYAAGARYLQLLGGGCGSFYDWYCDLPPASPQTWGEQTDVAESADWYNSGFLVLWGSNVPQTRTPDAHFYTEARYRGAKSVVICPDYSEASKFADLWVAVKQGTDAALAMAFGHVILKEFHVDRQVPYFRDYLRKYSDLPLLVRLVPQEGAYVAERLLRASDFDDGLGQGNNPEWKTVALDERSGEVVVPTGSIGFRWGPDGRDDAGKWNLEEKDAAGRDTTLRLGLNGVHDAVAGVRFPYFANAASNGFAATDHPDVLVRNVPVKRLKLKEGEVLIASVYDLFLANYGVDQGFGGEHMPRDFDDPEPYSPAWAEQMTSVPREQILAVARGFADNAEKTNGRSMVIIGAAMNHWYHMDMNYRGVINMLVMCGCVGQSGGGWSHYVGQEKLRPQSGWAPIAFALDWIRPPRQQNSTSFFYAHTDQWRYETVSTAEILSPTAPAGPWDASLIDFNARAERMGWLPSTPALKTNPLEVARAAAAAGVDPVAYTVNELKSRRLELSCMDPDDPANWPRNLFIWRSNLLGSSGKGHEYFLKHLLGAPHGVQGKDLGQEGRQKPREVAWHDEAPEGKLDLLVTLDFRMSTTAVYSDIVLPTATWYEKNDLNTSDMHPFIHPLGAAVDPAWESKSDWEIFKAIAKAFSAVAPEVLGVEKDVVLSPIQHDSAGELAQALDVKDWYLGECEPIPGKTMPQISVVERDYPNLYQRFTALGPLLDRLGNAGKGLTWNTREDVERLRQINGAVHEAGATQGLARLERDIDVCEAILALAPETNGSVAVKAWEALEQKTGRPHAHLALPKEDEKIRFHDLLAQPRKIISSPIWSGLESEKVCYTAGYTNIHELIPFRTLSGRQQLYQDHLWMRAFGEALCLYKPPLDLKTTWVKGLKPNGEAEIVLNFITPHQKWGIHSTYSDNLLMLTLNRGGPVVWLSETDAQKAGIRDNDWVEAFNANGALAARAVVSQRIREGTLFMYHAQEKIVNTPGSEITGLRGGIHNSCTRTVLKPTHMIGGYAQQAYGFNYYGTVGSNRDEFVVVRKMAKVDWLEAPLDTRNP; encoded by the coding sequence ATGTCGCACTTTCTCGATCGGCTCACCTTCTTTCGCAGAACCGTCGGTGATTTTTCCGCGGGCCACGGCATCGTGACCCAGGAGGATCGCAGCTGGGAGGAGGGCTACCGCAAGCGCTGGCAGCACGACAAGATCGTGCGCTCCACCCATGGCGTGAACTGCACCGGCTCCTGCTCGTGGAAAATCTATGTCAAGGGCGGCATCGTCACCTGGGAGACGCAGCAGACCGACTACCCACGCACCCGTGAGGAGCTGCCCAACCACGAGCCGCGCGGCTGCGCGCGTGGCGCCAGCTACAGCTGGTATCTCTACTCCGGCGCCCGGGTGAAGTACCCGCTGATCCGCGGCCGGCTGCTGCGCGCATGGCGCACCGCGCGGGCCACGCTGCCGCCGGTCGCGGCCTGGGCCGCCATCGTCGAGGATCCCGCGCAGCGGCGCGCCTACACCGCGATCCGCGGCCACGGCGGCTTCGTGCGCGCCGGCTGGGACGAGATCACCGAGATCATCGCCGCCGCCAACGCCTACACCGTCAAGCGCTGGGGGCCCGACCGGGTGTTCGGCTTCTCGCCGATTCCGGCCATGTCGATGATCTCCTACGCCGCCGGGGCGCGCTACCTGCAACTGCTGGGCGGCGGCTGCGGCTCGTTCTACGACTGGTATTGCGACCTGCCGCCGGCCTCGCCGCAGACCTGGGGCGAGCAGACCGACGTCGCCGAGAGCGCGGACTGGTACAACTCCGGCTTCCTGGTGCTGTGGGGCTCCAACGTGCCCCAGACCCGCACCCCCGATGCCCACTTCTACACCGAGGCGCGCTACCGGGGTGCCAAGAGCGTGGTCATCTGCCCCGACTACTCCGAGGCGTCGAAATTCGCCGACCTGTGGGTCGCCGTGAAGCAGGGCACCGACGCCGCGCTGGCGATGGCGTTCGGCCATGTGATCCTGAAGGAGTTCCACGTCGACCGGCAGGTGCCCTACTTCCGCGACTACCTGCGCAAATACTCCGACCTGCCGCTGCTGGTGCGGCTGGTGCCGCAGGAGGGGGCGTATGTCGCCGAGCGCCTGCTGCGCGCCTCCGACTTCGACGATGGGCTGGGGCAGGGCAACAACCCCGAATGGAAGACGGTGGCGCTGGATGAGCGCAGCGGCGAGGTGGTGGTGCCCACCGGCTCGATCGGCTTTCGCTGGGGCCCGGACGGGCGCGACGACGCCGGCAAATGGAACCTCGAAGAAAAAGATGCCGCCGGCCGCGACACCACGCTGCGCCTCGGCCTCAACGGGGTGCATGACGCGGTAGCGGGGGTGCGCTTTCCCTATTTCGCCAACGCGGCCAGCAACGGCTTCGCCGCGACCGACCACCCCGACGTGCTGGTGCGCAACGTGCCGGTCAAGCGGCTGAAGCTGAAGGAGGGCGAGGTGCTCATCGCCTCGGTCTACGACCTGTTTCTGGCCAACTACGGCGTCGATCAGGGCTTTGGCGGCGAGCACATGCCGCGCGATTTCGACGATCCCGAACCCTACTCGCCGGCCTGGGCCGAGCAAATGACCAGCGTGCCGCGCGAGCAGATTCTGGCCGTGGCGCGCGGCTTTGCCGACAACGCCGAGAAGACCAATGGCCGGTCGATGGTCATCATCGGCGCGGCGATGAACCACTGGTACCACATGGACATGAACTACCGTGGCGTCATCAACATGCTGGTGATGTGCGGCTGCGTGGGCCAGTCCGGCGGTGGCTGGAGCCACTACGTCGGCCAGGAGAAGCTGCGTCCGCAGTCCGGCTGGGCGCCGATCGCCTTCGCCCTCGACTGGATTCGCCCACCGCGCCAGCAGAACTCGACCTCGTTCTTCTATGCCCACACCGACCAGTGGCGCTACGAGACCGTCAGCACCGCCGAGATCCTGTCGCCGACGGCGCCGGCGGGGCCTTGGGATGCATCGCTGATCGACTTCAACGCCCGCGCCGAACGGATGGGCTGGCTGCCCTCGACGCCGGCGCTCAAGACCAATCCGCTGGAGGTGGCGCGGGCGGCTGCCGCGGCCGGGGTCGACCCGGTGGCCTACACCGTCAACGAGCTCAAGTCGCGCCGGCTCGAACTCTCCTGCATGGACCCCGACGATCCGGCCAACTGGCCGCGCAACCTGTTCATCTGGCGCTCCAATCTGCTTGGCTCCTCCGGCAAGGGGCACGAGTACTTCCTCAAGCACCTGCTGGGCGCTCCCCACGGGGTGCAGGGCAAGGATCTGGGGCAGGAGGGGCGGCAGAAGCCGCGCGAGGTCGCCTGGCACGACGAGGCCCCCGAGGGCAAGCTCGACCTGCTGGTGACGCTCGATTTTCGCATGTCGACCACTGCGGTCTACTCCGACATCGTGCTGCCGACCGCGACCTGGTATGAGAAGAACGACCTCAACACCTCCGACATGCACCCCTTCATCCACCCGCTCGGTGCGGCGGTGGACCCGGCCTGGGAGAGCAAATCGGACTGGGAGATCTTCAAGGCGATCGCCAAGGCATTCTCGGCCGTCGCGCCCGAGGTGCTGGGGGTCGAGAAGGATGTGGTGCTGAGCCCGATCCAGCACGACAGCGCCGGCGAGCTGGCGCAGGCGCTCGACGTGAAGGATTGGTATCTGGGCGAGTGCGAGCCGATTCCCGGCAAGACCATGCCGCAGATCAGCGTGGTCGAGCGCGACTATCCGAACCTCTACCAGCGCTTCACTGCGCTGGGGCCGCTGCTCGACCGGCTGGGCAATGCCGGCAAGGGGCTCACCTGGAACACCCGTGAGGATGTCGAGCGGCTGCGGCAGATCAACGGCGCGGTGCATGAGGCAGGCGCGACCCAAGGTTTGGCGCGGCTCGAGCGCGACATCGATGTCTGCGAGGCGATTCTGGCGCTGGCGCCGGAGACCAACGGCAGCGTTGCGGTGAAGGCGTGGGAGGCGCTGGAGCAGAAGACCGGCCGCCCCCATGCCCATCTGGCGCTGCCGAAGGAGGATGAGAAGATCCGCTTCCACGACCTGCTGGCCCAGCCGCGCAAGATCATCTCCTCGCCGATCTGGTCCGGCCTCGAAAGCGAGAAGGTCTGCTACACCGCCGGCTACACCAACATCCACGAGCTGATCCCGTTCCGCACCCTCAGCGGCCGGCAGCAGCTCTATCAGGACCACCTGTGGATGCGCGCCTTCGGCGAGGCGCTCTGTCTCTACAAGCCGCCACTCGACCTGAAGACCACCTGGGTGAAGGGCCTCAAGCCCAACGGCGAGGCCGAGATCGTGCTCAACTTCATCACCCCGCACCAGAAGTGGGGTATCCACTCCACCTACTCCGACAACCTGCTGATGCTGACACTGAACCGCGGCGGCCCGGTGGTCTGGCTCTCGGAAACCGACGCGCAGAAGGCCGGCATCCGTGACAACGACTGGGTCGAGGCCTTCAACGCCAACGGCGCTCTCGCCGCGCGTGCGGTGGTGTCGCAGCGCATCCGCGAGGGGACACTGTTCATGTACCACGCGCAGGAGAAGATCGTGAACACCCCCGGCTCGGAGATCACCGGCCTGCGCGGTGGCATCCACAACTCCTGCACCCGCACGGTGCTCAAGCCGACGCACATGATCGGCGGCTATGCCCAGCAGGCCTATGGCTTCAACTACTACGGCACGGTCGGTTCCAACCGGGACGAGTTTGTCGTGGTCCGCAAGATGGCGAAAGTCGACTGGCTCGAAGCGCCGCTCGACACCCGGAACCCCTGA
- a CDS encoding peptidylprolyl isomerase yields the protein MQHNAADFPNQGVIPLFNLDADPPQAAHATPAMLTVNGQPIAPQRIAAEMQHFPGDQFESSWQQAARALIIRELLLQQARRLALDAIPQAEPQGGIETEEDALIRTLIEREVPPCEAPAEQVRRHYDDHPERFMTPLLHEAEHILVAARRDQADAFAAARAKAEQLHARLQQAPERFAELARAFSDCASGADGGRLGQLGPGETTPPFEAALQCLAPGELSAPLETAYGFHLIRLLRRGEPQRLPFEAVSATIAARLAEQAQRRAIARYIAQLIEQADIQGFTPEPPLR from the coding sequence ATGCAGCACAACGCAGCCGATTTTCCGAATCAGGGCGTCATTCCACTGTTCAACCTGGACGCGGATCCGCCCCAGGCGGCACACGCCACGCCAGCGATGCTGACGGTCAACGGCCAGCCGATCGCGCCGCAGCGCATCGCCGCCGAGATGCAGCACTTTCCGGGCGATCAGTTCGAGAGCAGTTGGCAGCAGGCCGCGCGGGCGCTGATCATCCGCGAACTGCTGCTGCAGCAGGCGCGCCGGCTGGCGCTCGACGCCATCCCGCAGGCCGAGCCCCAGGGCGGCATTGAAACCGAAGAGGATGCGCTGATCCGCACCCTGATCGAACGGGAGGTTCCGCCATGCGAAGCCCCGGCCGAGCAGGTGCGCCGCCACTACGACGACCACCCCGAGCGTTTCATGACCCCGCTGCTGCATGAGGCCGAGCACATCTTGGTCGCCGCGCGCCGTGATCAGGCCGACGCCTTTGCCGCCGCACGCGCCAAGGCGGAGCAACTCCATGCACGGCTGCAACAGGCCCCGGAGCGGTTCGCCGAACTGGCGCGCGCTTTCTCCGACTGCGCCTCGGGCGCCGACGGCGGCCGTCTCGGCCAGCTCGGCCCGGGCGAGACCACGCCACCGTTCGAAGCCGCCCTGCAATGCCTCGCACCGGGTGAGCTCTCCGCCCCGCTGGAGACTGCCTACGGCTTCCATCTGATCCGCCTGCTCCGGCGCGGCGAACCCCAGCGCCTGCCGTTCGAGGCGGTCAGCGCCACCATCGCCGCCCGCCTCGCCGAACAGGCGCAGCGCCGCGCCATCGCCCGCTACATCGCCCAGCTGATCGAGCAGGCCGACATTCAGGGCTTCACACCCGAGCCGCCGTTGCGCTGA
- the narH gene encoding nitrate reductase subunit beta translates to MKIRAQIGMVLNLDKCIGCHTCSVTCKNVWTSREGVEYAWFNNVESKPGIGYPRDWENQQRWNGGWRRKPNGRIEPRIGAKWRVLANIFANPDLPEIDDYYEPFNFDYEHLQSARESQAFPTARPRSAITGERMEKIEWGPNWEEILGGEFAKRSADVNFEGVQKEIYGQFENTFMMYLPRLCEHCLNPACVAACPSGAIYKREEDGIVLIDQDKCRGWRMCVSGCPYKKIYYNWSSGKSEKCIFCFPRIESGQPTVCSETCVGRIRYLGVLLYDADRIEAAASAADERDLYQAQLDLFLDPHDPAVIAQARADGIPESWLEAARHSPVWKMAMEWKIAFPLHPEYRTLPMVWYVPPLSPIQSAATAGQIGIDAGLPDVRSLRIPLRYLANMLTAGDEAPVALALERMLAMRGYMRAKSVEGRIDESIAERVGLSGAVIEEMYRIMAIANYEDRFVIPTARREAHEDLYALRGNCGFSFGNGCSGGSSKAELFTPVKLFSPAQGSQSHNPGEVLK, encoded by the coding sequence ATGAAAATCCGCGCACAGATCGGCATGGTGCTCAACCTCGACAAATGCATCGGCTGCCACACCTGTTCGGTCACCTGCAAGAACGTCTGGACCAGCCGCGAAGGGGTCGAGTACGCCTGGTTCAACAACGTCGAATCCAAGCCGGGCATCGGCTACCCCCGCGACTGGGAGAACCAGCAGCGCTGGAACGGCGGCTGGCGGCGCAAGCCGAACGGCCGCATCGAGCCGCGCATCGGCGCCAAGTGGCGGGTGCTGGCGAACATTTTTGCCAACCCCGACCTGCCCGAGATCGACGACTACTACGAGCCGTTCAACTTCGACTACGAACACCTGCAGAGCGCCCGCGAGTCCCAGGCCTTTCCGACGGCGCGCCCGCGCTCGGCGATCACCGGCGAGCGCATGGAGAAGATCGAATGGGGGCCGAACTGGGAGGAGATTCTCGGCGGTGAATTCGCCAAGCGCAGCGCCGATGTCAACTTCGAGGGGGTGCAGAAGGAGATCTACGGCCAGTTCGAGAACACCTTCATGATGTACCTGCCGCGGCTGTGCGAGCATTGCCTCAACCCGGCCTGCGTCGCCGCCTGCCCCTCCGGCGCCATCTACAAGCGCGAGGAAGATGGCATCGTGCTGATCGACCAGGACAAATGCCGCGGTTGGCGGATGTGTGTCTCCGGCTGTCCCTACAAGAAGATCTACTACAACTGGTCGAGCGGCAAATCGGAAAAGTGCATCTTCTGCTTCCCGCGCATCGAGTCGGGACAGCCGACGGTCTGCTCCGAGACCTGCGTCGGCCGCATCCGCTACCTCGGCGTGCTGCTCTACGACGCCGACCGCATCGAGGCGGCGGCCAGCGCAGCGGATGAGCGCGACCTCTACCAGGCGCAGCTCGACCTCTTCCTCGATCCGCACGACCCGGCGGTGATCGCCCAGGCGCGCGCCGACGGCATTCCTGAGAGCTGGCTGGAGGCGGCCCGCCATTCGCCGGTGTGGAAGATGGCGATGGAGTGGAAGATCGCCTTTCCGCTGCATCCGGAGTACCGCACGCTGCCGATGGTCTGGTATGTGCCGCCGCTGTCGCCGATCCAGTCGGCCGCGACCGCCGGGCAGATCGGCATCGACGCCGGCCTGCCGGATGTGCGCTCGCTGCGCATTCCGCTGCGCTACCTCGCCAACATGCTGACCGCCGGCGACGAGGCGCCCGTCGCCTTGGCGCTGGAGCGGATGCTGGCGATGCGCGGCTACATGCGCGCCAAGAGCGTCGAGGGGCGCATCGATGAGTCGATCGCCGAGCGGGTCGGGCTGTCCGGCGCGGTGATCGAGGAGATGTACCGGATCATGGCGATCGCCAACTATGAAGACCGCTTCGTCATCCCCACCGCCCGCCGCGAGGCGCACGAGGATCTCTACGCGTTGCGCGGCAATTGTGGCTTCTCTTTCGGCAACGGCTGCTCCGGCGGCAGTTCGAAGGCCGAGCTGTTCACGCCGGTGAAACTGTTCAGCCCGGCGCAGGGCAGTCAATCGCACAACCCCGGGGAGGTGCTGAAATGA
- a CDS encoding MFS transporter: MNSEAHPQSTRILSASTVAFTVCFAVWTIFSIIGIRIREELGLNETQFGLLVGMPILTGSLIRVALGVWSDLYGGRLVFTLTMLAAAVATWLLSQAETYPQILLAGLGVGIAGGSFAVGVAYVSRWYPQQKQGTALGIFGMGNIGAAVTKLLAPFALVAFGWQSVAQIWAAALAITAVLFWLTTQDDPVLVERRRAGIKAKSAWLELEPLKNVQVWRFSLYYFFVFGAFVALALWLPRYLTQVYQLDIKSAGMIAALFSIPASFFRAYGGHLSDAYGARRVLYWTFFVSIVATFLLSYPPTDYVVHGVKETFSFHLEMGLPSFVVIVFVLGFFMALGKAAVYKHIPVYYPEHVGAVGGLVGMIGGLGGFVLPILFGVLLDLTGLWTSCFMALFVLVLVAMVWMHLAILRMEREAAAPLLSTLPELPEMKGVHGARQVGVLGPHRVLADWRPEERTFWEQQGKSIARRNLWLSIPCLLLSFAVWMVWSVVVAKLPAIGFRYSTNELFWLASLPGLSGATLRIFYSFMVPIFGGRMWTTLTTWSLMIPAVGIGFAVQNPATPYWVFLLLALLCGFGGGNFASSMSNISFFFPRAEKGNALALNAGLGNLGVSVVQFLVPLVITAGVFGALGGDPRVATQGDKTVSLWLQNAGFIWVPFIAAAAIAAWFGMNDIASAKASFSEQSVIFQRRHNWIMCWLYTGTFGSFIGYSAAFPLLTKTAFPAVNALQLAFLGPLVGALSRSLTGWVADKYGGGRVTFWVFVAMMAGVGGVLYGLEMQSFPIFFASFLALFCATGIGNASTFQMIPAIMTKELQRLMPDVDAESRQRQVEKEAAAITGFTSAIAAFGAFFIPKSYGTSIALTGGAQAALWCFLIFYVSCLVITWRVYTRKGGLLHDLERQRRAAPAQPAAAK, encoded by the coding sequence ATGAACAGCGAGGCCCATCCCCAATCGACCCGCATCCTGAGCGCGAGCACGGTGGCTTTTACCGTCTGCTTCGCCGTATGGACCATCTTTTCGATCATTGGCATCCGCATTCGCGAAGAGCTGGGTCTGAACGAGACCCAGTTCGGCCTGCTGGTCGGCATGCCGATTCTGACCGGCTCGCTGATCCGGGTGGCGCTGGGGGTCTGGAGCGACCTCTACGGCGGCCGGCTGGTCTTCACGCTGACGATGCTGGCCGCCGCCGTGGCCACCTGGCTGCTGTCGCAGGCCGAGACCTATCCGCAGATCCTGCTGGCGGGGCTGGGGGTCGGCATTGCCGGCGGCTCCTTCGCGGTCGGCGTCGCCTATGTCTCGCGCTGGTATCCGCAGCAGAAGCAGGGCACGGCGCTCGGCATCTTCGGCATGGGCAACATCGGCGCCGCCGTCACCAAGCTGCTCGCCCCGTTTGCGCTGGTGGCGTTCGGCTGGCAGAGCGTCGCGCAGATCTGGGCGGCGGCCCTTGCCATCACCGCCGTGCTGTTCTGGCTGACGACCCAGGATGATCCGGTGCTGGTCGAGCGTCGCCGTGCCGGCATCAAGGCCAAAAGCGCCTGGCTCGAGCTGGAGCCGCTGAAGAATGTGCAGGTGTGGCGCTTCTCGCTCTACTACTTCTTTGTCTTCGGCGCCTTTGTCGCGCTGGCGCTCTGGCTGCCGCGCTACCTGACCCAGGTCTACCAGCTCGACATCAAGAGTGCCGGGATGATCGCGGCGCTGTTCTCGATTCCGGCCAGCTTCTTCCGCGCCTATGGTGGCCACCTCTCCGATGCCTACGGCGCGCGGCGGGTGCTCTACTGGACCTTCTTCGTCTCCATCGTCGCCACCTTTCTGCTCTCCTATCCACCGACCGACTACGTGGTGCACGGGGTGAAGGAGACCTTCTCGTTCCACCTGGAGATGGGGCTGCCCAGTTTCGTCGTCATCGTCTTCGTGCTCGGTTTCTTCATGGCCTTGGGCAAGGCGGCGGTCTACAAGCACATCCCGGTCTACTACCCGGAGCATGTCGGCGCGGTGGGTGGTCTGGTCGGCATGATCGGCGGCCTGGGCGGCTTCGTTCTGCCGATCCTGTTCGGCGTCCTGCTCGACCTGACCGGGCTGTGGACCAGCTGCTTCATGGCGCTGTTCGTGCTGGTGCTGGTGGCGATGGTCTGGATGCATCTGGCGATTCTGCGCATGGAGCGTGAAGCGGCGGCCCCCCTCCTCAGCACGCTGCCGGAGCTGCCGGAGATGAAGGGTGTGCATGGCGCCAGACAGGTGGGCGTCCTGGGACCGCATCGCGTGCTGGCCGACTGGCGGCCCGAGGAGCGCACCTTCTGGGAGCAGCAGGGCAAATCGATCGCCCGCCGCAACCTCTGGCTGTCGATCCCCTGTCTGCTGCTGTCGTTCGCGGTGTGGATGGTCTGGTCGGTGGTGGTCGCCAAGCTGCCGGCCATCGGCTTTCGCTACAGCACCAATGAGCTGTTCTGGCTCGCTTCGCTGCCGGGACTGTCGGGCGCGACGCTGCGCATCTTCTACTCCTTCATGGTGCCGATCTTCGGCGGACGGATGTGGACGACGCTGACCACCTGGTCGCTGATGATCCCGGCCGTCGGCATCGGCTTTGCCGTGCAGAATCCGGCCACCCCCTACTGGGTCTTTCTGCTGCTGGCGCTGTTGTGCGGCTTTGGCGGCGGCAACTTCGCCTCCTCGATGTCGAACATCTCGTTCTTCTTCCCGCGGGCGGAGAAGGGCAATGCGCTGGCACTCAACGCCGGGCTCGGCAACCTCGGGGTCAGCGTGGTGCAGTTCCTGGTGCCGCTGGTGATCACCGCCGGTGTGTTCGGCGCGCTGGGGGGTGATCCGCGGGTCGCGACCCAGGGTGACAAGACAGTGAGCCTGTGGCTGCAGAATGCCGGCTTCATCTGGGTGCCCTTCATCGCCGCCGCGGCGATCGCCGCCTGGTTCGGCATGAACGACATCGCCTCGGCCAAGGCGTCGTTCTCCGAGCAGTCGGTCATCTTCCAGCGGCGACACAACTGGATCATGTGCTGGCTCTACACCGGCACCTTCGGCTCCTTCATCGGTTACTCGGCGGCCTTCCCGCTGCTGACCAAGACCGCATTCCCGGCGGTCAACGCCCTGCAACTGGCCTTTCTCGGTCCGCTGGTCGGCGCGCTGTCGCGCTCACTGACCGGCTGGGTGGCGGACAAATACGGCGGCGGGCGCGTCACCTTCTGGGTCTTCGTGGCGATGATGGCCGGCGTCGGCGGTGTGCTCTACGGGCTGGAGATGCAGAGCTTCCCGATCTTCTTTGCCAGCTTCCTGGCGCTGTTCTGCGCCACCGGCATCGGCAATGCCTCCACCTTCCAGATGATCCCGGCGATCATGACCAAGGAGCTGCAGCGGCTGATGCCCGACGTCGACGCCGAGAGCCGCCAGCGGCAGGTCGAGAAGGAGGCGGCGGCCATCACCGGCTTCACCTCGGCGATCGCCGCCTTCGGTGCCTTCTTCATCCCGAAGAGCTATGGCACCTCGATCGCGCTGACCGGTGGCGCACAGGCGGCGCTCTGGTGCTTCCTGATCTTCTACGTCAGCTGTCTGGTCATCACCTGGCGGGTCTACACCCGCAAGGGCGGCCTGCTGCACGACCTCGAACGGCAGCGGCGCGCTGCACCTGCTCAACCGGCTGCGGCCAAGTAA
- a CDS encoding nuclear transport factor 2 family protein encodes MELSELIAHYADVWSQPDRARRQQLLESVWDEQGTYADPFGLVAGRMALVDHMGAFIQQYPGSRLERTSEIDAHDRYFRFNWRMLNADGTLFVEGIDFGELSPTGQLQRLVGFFGALEAKG; translated from the coding sequence ATGGAACTGTCGGAACTGATCGCGCACTACGCCGATGTCTGGAGCCAGCCCGACCGCGCGCGTCGGCAGCAACTGCTCGAATCGGTCTGGGATGAGCAGGGCACCTATGCCGACCCGTTCGGTCTCGTGGCCGGCAGAATGGCGCTTGTCGACCACATGGGGGCGTTCATTCAGCAATATCCGGGGTCACGTCTCGAGCGTACCAGCGAGATCGACGCGCACGATCGCTACTTTCGCTTCAACTGGCGCATGTTGAACGCCGATGGAACGCTCTTTGTCGAAGGGATCGACTTCGGCGAGCTGTCTCCCACCGGTCAACTGCAACGCCTGGTCGGCTTCTTCGGAGCGCTGGAAGCGAAGGGGTAG